A region from the Flavobacteriales bacterium genome encodes:
- a CDS encoding acyl carrier protein, with amino-acid sequence MDAEAAKTIIKQEVENVVFRSVNDDDALLEQNILDSVGAVDLAVALEGAFGISIPFVDINKQHFQSVLTLLEYVQKKTA; translated from the coding sequence ATGGACGCTGAAGCCGCGAAGACCATCATCAAGCAGGAAGTGGAGAATGTCGTGTTCCGCTCCGTGAACGACGATGATGCGCTCTTGGAACAGAACATCCTCGACAGCGTTGGTGCGGTCGATCTGGCGGTGGCGCTCGAAGGTGCGTTCGGCATCAGTATCCCGTTCGTGGACATCAACAAACAGCACTTCCAAAGTGTGCTGACCCTGTTGGAATACGTGCAGAAAAAGACGGCATGA